A region of Thermobifida halotolerans DNA encodes the following proteins:
- a CDS encoding CGNR zinc finger domain-containing protein: MSRSATGLVLRSPEGTEYVFDPGALCLELLTTGGPGVFTRYEVLHEPADLARWVALSRLGLTAADVGVDEAELVRARKLRDALWRLVRARTHGRPLADGEVAVLNRAAAGVPLVPRVTPTGERGWRTPASGTQVVATVARDAVELLTGPFADRVRECAAHDCHLVFVDTSRPGRRRWCSMERCGNRNKVRALRARRQADSA; the protein is encoded by the coding sequence ATGTCGCGGAGTGCAACCGGTCTGGTACTGCGTTCTCCGGAGGGGACCGAGTACGTCTTCGACCCGGGGGCGCTGTGCCTGGAACTTCTCACCACGGGCGGTCCCGGCGTGTTCACGCGCTACGAGGTGCTGCACGAACCCGCCGACCTGGCCCGATGGGTGGCGCTGTCCCGGCTCGGCCTGACCGCCGCCGACGTCGGGGTCGACGAGGCGGAACTGGTGCGGGCGCGCAAGTTGCGGGACGCGCTGTGGAGGCTGGTCCGCGCCCGCACCCACGGCCGCCCCCTGGCAGACGGGGAGGTGGCGGTGCTCAACCGGGCCGCGGCGGGGGTCCCCCTGGTTCCCCGGGTCACGCCCACCGGGGAGCGCGGCTGGCGCACCCCGGCCAGCGGTACCCAGGTGGTCGCGACCGTCGCCCGCGACGCGGTGGAGCTGCTCACCGGCCCGTTCGCCGACCGGGTGCGCGAGTGCGCGGCCCACGACTGCCACCTGGTGTTCGTCGACACCTCACGGCCGGGCCGCAGGCGGTGGTGCTCCATGGAGCGGTGCGGCAACCGCAACAAGGTGCGCGCGCTGCGCGCCCGGCGGCAGGCCGATTCCGCGTGA
- the fdhD gene encoding formate dehydrogenase accessory sulfurtransferase FdhD, translating to MGRVTVRERVRRISGSTVRDRVDTLIVEEPLEIRLGGRALTVTMRTPGHDFELVTGFLIGEGVIAAADDVRTLRYCAGSTEDGVNTYNVLDVVLAPGVPQPDVSVERNFYTTSSCGVCGKASLDAVRTRSRFTVADDDVRFSAEVLAALPDRLRGAQKLFERTGGLHAAALVTPDGDLLAVREDVGRHNAVDKVVGHAATQRGLPLGGTGLLVSGRASFELTQKAVMAGIPLLAAVSAPSSLAVELAAETGMSLVGFLRGDSMNVYTGAHRVVAD from the coding sequence ATGGGACGCGTCACCGTCCGGGAGAGGGTGCGGCGGATCAGCGGCTCCACGGTGCGCGACCGCGTGGACACCCTCATCGTGGAGGAACCCCTGGAGATCCGTCTGGGCGGACGCGCGCTGACCGTCACCATGCGCACTCCCGGCCACGACTTCGAGCTGGTCACCGGATTCCTCATCGGCGAGGGCGTCATCGCCGCCGCCGACGACGTCCGCACCCTGCGCTACTGCGCGGGCTCCACCGAGGACGGCGTCAACACCTACAACGTCCTCGACGTGGTCCTTGCTCCCGGCGTGCCGCAGCCCGACGTCTCCGTGGAACGCAACTTCTACACCACCTCCTCGTGCGGGGTGTGCGGCAAGGCCAGCCTGGACGCGGTGCGCACCCGCAGCCGCTTCACCGTCGCCGACGACGACGTGCGCTTCTCCGCCGAGGTGCTGGCCGCCCTGCCCGACCGGCTGCGCGGGGCCCAGAAGCTGTTCGAGCGCACCGGCGGACTGCACGCCGCCGCGCTCGTCACCCCCGACGGCGACCTGCTCGCCGTCCGCGAGGACGTCGGCCGCCACAACGCCGTGGACAAGGTCGTCGGACACGCCGCCACCCAGCGTGGTCTGCCGCTGGGCGGCACGGGCCTGCTGGTGTCGGGCCGCGCCTCCTTCGAGCTGACCCAGAAGGCCGTCATGGCGGGCATCCCCCTGCTCGCCGCCGTCTCCGCGCCGTCGTCCCTGGCCGTGGAGCTGGCCGCCGAGACCGGAATGAGCCTGGTCGGCTTCCTTCGCGGCGACTCGATGAACGTCTACACCGGAGCCCACCGCGTCGTCGCGGACTGA
- a CDS encoding dual specificity protein phosphatase family protein, with translation MAWAWNDWDVVWDRVAGAMVGGAVAPLLAGESARTEAEYLDGVGGRVAEAVRDLADDAVLLGGGGAGERWMRAVRSTVVGGTVPEAPEDLGEGPEAVGWRAVARTPAPPLDPARGVFPCSQLVGAVRLAHERGGAEAARYAGALAGAGWGVSGIPLAAQRELAAVVPPRELVTAALVAARGEALDCWPQRRSETVPGLDRQNRRPFAVAHPHDPGVVLCTMEYVRDSAEAEAVVSLCRMGTCDQPAHLAAKDTVEVWLHDRPGANRNLHFVLDEAARAVARLRAEGRRVLLHCAACQSRTPAVAARYASLACGVDVVEALRTIISTVVGHLNNPELSRAVAALDGVELADPQAVLFPEGMPELTRTPRI, from the coding sequence ATGGCGTGGGCCTGGAACGACTGGGACGTGGTCTGGGACCGGGTGGCCGGGGCGATGGTGGGGGGCGCGGTGGCGCCGCTGCTGGCGGGGGAGAGCGCCCGGACGGAGGCGGAGTACCTGGACGGCGTGGGCGGACGGGTCGCCGAGGCGGTACGGGACCTCGCCGACGACGCGGTCCTTCTCGGAGGGGGCGGCGCGGGGGAGCGGTGGATGCGGGCGGTGCGCTCCACCGTGGTGGGCGGCACCGTCCCCGAGGCTCCCGAGGACCTCGGAGAGGGGCCGGAGGCTGTGGGGTGGCGCGCGGTCGCGCGGACCCCGGCGCCGCCGCTGGACCCGGCGCGTGGCGTCTTCCCGTGCTCCCAACTGGTCGGGGCGGTGCGTCTGGCCCACGAGCGGGGCGGGGCGGAGGCGGCCCGGTACGCGGGGGCGCTGGCCGGTGCGGGCTGGGGGGTCTCGGGAATTCCGCTGGCCGCGCAGCGGGAGCTGGCCGCGGTGGTGCCGCCGCGCGAGCTGGTCACGGCGGCGCTGGTCGCCGCGCGCGGGGAGGCGCTGGACTGCTGGCCGCAGCGGCGGAGCGAGACCGTGCCCGGCCTGGACCGGCAGAACCGCCGGCCGTTCGCGGTGGCCCACCCCCACGATCCGGGGGTGGTGCTGTGCACCATGGAATACGTGCGCGACAGCGCCGAGGCCGAGGCGGTGGTGTCGCTGTGCCGGATGGGCACCTGCGACCAGCCCGCCCACCTGGCTGCGAAGGACACCGTCGAGGTGTGGCTGCACGACCGGCCGGGAGCCAACCGCAACCTGCACTTCGTGCTGGACGAGGCGGCGCGCGCGGTCGCGCGGCTGCGCGCGGAGGGCAGGCGGGTGCTGCTGCACTGCGCGGCCTGCCAGTCGCGCACCCCGGCGGTGGCCGCCCGGTACGCGTCGCTGGCCTGCGGCGTGGACGTGGTGGAGGCGCTGCGCACCATCATCTCCACGGTGGTGGGCCACCTCAACAACCCGGAGCTGAGCCGGGCGGTGGCCGCCCTGGACGGTGTGGAGTTGGCCGACCCGCAGGCGGTGCTGTTCCCGGAGGGCATGCCGGAGCTGACCCGGACGCCGCGGATCTGA